TTCTGGAGGGCCGGTCCGTCTGGTTTGACGATGTGCGTACCCCGGATCAGAATGAAACATTGACAGATCTTTTTTTGATCGCCGGACACCGGGCCAGGGCATTTTTGGAAGCGGCCCTGGGGCCGGATATGAACCGCTGGCACTGGGGCAGGGTTCACACGTTGTCTTTGAGAAATCCTTTGGCACAAAAGGGATGGATCGGGCGGTTGCTGGGAAAAGGCCCCTTGTCCATGGGGGGTTCCGGTGAAACCCTGTACCGGGGGTGGTATGACTTTGATGCCCCGTTTTTTGTGACCCATTGTGCGTCCCTTCGGATGATGGTGGATTTTGCCGATACAAATAAAATCATGGCAGTGCTCCCGGGTGGGGTGACAGGCCGAATGTTTCATCCCCACCAGAAAGACCAGGTCACTTCGTACATGTCCGGTGAGCAAAAATACTGGTGGTTCAGTGATTCGGCGATTAACGGACATACGGTGTCGACACTGGCACTGATTCCTGGTGGATAAAAAAAATCAAATAAGTCAAGGTTTTTTCATTGTACATTTTTAGAAAAAAACGTATACAACTAAACGTGCTGATGAATAATAAGAGGTACAGGATGGTAAGGTTTTGTTATAAACACTTAGATGAGACAAGGATGTGTATATGAGTTTCAAGGCAAAACTGTCGTCCGGGGAACGGGTAATCCTGGCTGAAATGGATACCCCCAAGGGCGTAGATATATCCAATATGATCAGCCATGCAAGGTTTCTTAAATCCCGTGTGGATGCCGTGGTGTTACCGGACCTGGACACGGGTGTCATGCATCTGAATGCGCTGGCCGGCGGAGCGATCCTGACTCAGCAGGGATTGGAACCCGTCATCCATGTGTACGGCCGGGACAGAAACCGGATGGCGCTTCAGGGAGATCTGCTGGCGGCCCATGTGCTGGGGATTCACAACCTCATGGTGGTGCAGGGCGAAGAGATGATCAATGGGGATCACCCGGACGCAAAAATTGTGGATGACGTGGATGAACTGGGTATTCTGAAAATGATCCAGACCCTGATGGCCGGAACGGATCTGGCCGGGTTTGAGTTGCATGGTAAACCGGAATTCATCCCGGGGATCGCGACCCCGCCCATTGCCGATGAAGATCAGCTGACTCAGGCTGTGGCAGATGCTGGAGCAAAAATTGCTGCCGGTGCCGGATATATCGTTCTTCAACCGGTGTTTGACCTGGATTTTTATAAAAAGATCATACACACGTTCTCTTCTTTGAATGTACCGGTGATTGCCTCGGTTTTTCTGTTGAAAAACGTTGGCATGGCCCGGTATATTTCCATCAATGATCCCACTTCCCGGTTGTCGGAAGATGTGATCCGGCGGATACGTCAGGCCAAGGACCGTGACACGGAATGTGTGACCATTGCCGGTGAAATGATTCGCAGCCTCAAGGAGATTTCCCAGGGCATCAAAATATCCGCTCTGGGGTGGGAAGACAAACTGCCGGCCATTCTGGACAGCGCCGGGCTGTAGAAAGCAACGTTAACTTAAAAGAGATCCGTGCTGTAGTCATGAGGCGGTTGAGCCTTTTTGGACTGCATACGGATATCCTTAAATGAATAGGTTACTCATGCAAATGAATCAGAATTCAGAAAATATCCTGTCCAAGGACAGGCGTGTGCTGGTGATCGGCGGCGGTGTCGGCGGTATCCGGGCCGCTCTGGACCTGGCCGAATCCCGGCGCAATGTACTGCTTATAGACAAATCATATGCCATCGGCGGGTTGATGACCCAGCTGGATCGGACCTTTCCCACCAATAACTGCGACCTGTGTACGGTGTCTCCCCATTTGTCCCAGGGGGGGCGGGAAAAATACCTGGAAATCAAACCCATGACCCGTCTGACGGGACTGGATGGGGAAGCCGGGGCGTTTTCCGCCACACTGATGACCGAACCCAGATATATTGATACGGAAAAATGCACGGCCTGCGGCGAATGTGCCAAACAGTTTCCGGATGCGGTCAGGTTCACGCCGGGGCTGGATCCCCGGGCACCGACCTGCATGCGCTATCCCCAGGCCACACCGTTTGCTTTTTCCATTGACATGAGCAAGATCACCGATGTCGAGGCATTGAAAAAAGTCTGTAAGGCCGGTGCCATTCTGCCGGAAGACCAACCCAGAAAAATCGTCATGGATGTGGCTTCTGTGGTGCTTTCCGTGGGTGCGGATCTGTTTGATCCTTCCGTTCTGGATAACTTCGGAGGAGGGCGGTTTGACAATGTGGTCACAGGTCTTGAATACGAGCGGATCATGTCTGCTTCCGGCCCGTTCCAGGGCAGCCTGGTTCGGAAATCCGACGGCAAACGGCCTAAAAAAGTGGCCTGGATCCAGTGTGTGGGCTCTCGGGGTATCAATCGGGCCGATGTGCCTTACTGTTCCAGTGTCTGCTGCATGTATGCCCTCAAGGAGGCCATGGTCACCAAGGAGCGGTTCGGCGAAGATATTGAAACCACGATTTTCTTCATGGACATGCGGACCCATGGCAAGGGGTATGAAGAATATTATAACCGGGCCAGGGACGAGTACAATGTCCGCATGGTGAGAAGCCGGCCCCACACCATCCTGGAAAAACCCGATACCAAAAATCTGTCCATTGCCTACGCCGTTGAAGACAAATCGGTTCAGCAAAATGAAGAGTTCGACATGGTGGTACTGTCCACAGGATTTCGAGTGAACTGTGAAACCAAAGAGCTGGCCCAAAATCTGGGAATCCAGTTGAATGAACATGATTTTGCTGAATCCGATCATTTCAATCCCGTTCTGACCTCCCGCCCCGGGGTATATGTCTGCGGGGTATATGAAAGTCCCAAAGATATCCCTGAAACCATGGTCCAGGCATCAGCCGCGGCCGCCATGGCCGCCACCAACCTGCCGGTGTCACCGGCAGGACTCAATGGCGAAGACATGTTTCCGCCGGAACGGGATATCACAGGAGAAGATCCCCGGATCGGTGTGTTCGTGTGCGACTGTGGATTTGAAATCGGCGGGGTGTTGAATGTCGCCAACGTGCTGGATGCCGTGAAAACAAGACCGGATGTTGTGGTGGCGGAACCTGTGGGTTATGGCTGCTCGTCAGAGTCCATGGCAAAAATCGAGGCCATGATCACAAAACACAAGCTGAATCGGGTGGTCATCGGCGGTTGCTCGCCAAGAACCCATGAAACCAAGTTTCAGGATCTGCTCCGCCGGGTGGGATTGAACCGATACCTGGTGGAAATGGTGAATTTGCGGGATCAAAACACCTGGACCCATATGAATGAGCCGGAAAAAGCCCAGGAAAAGGCTGTCAAACTGCTTCAGGTGGGGATTGCCGGTGTTCGAACCAACCATCCGCTGCGGGAGCATACCCTGCCCATGAATCAGAATGCCCTGGTGGTGGGCGGTGGTGTCACCGGTATGACTGCGGCCTTGAAACTTGCGGATCAGGGAATTAAAACCTATGTTGTG
Above is a window of Desulfotignum balticum DSM 7044 DNA encoding:
- a CDS encoding methylenetetrahydrofolate reductase, which translates into the protein MSFKAKLSSGERVILAEMDTPKGVDISNMISHARFLKSRVDAVVLPDLDTGVMHLNALAGGAILTQQGLEPVIHVYGRDRNRMALQGDLLAAHVLGIHNLMVVQGEEMINGDHPDAKIVDDVDELGILKMIQTLMAGTDLAGFELHGKPEFIPGIATPPIADEDQLTQAVADAGAKIAAGAGYIVLQPVFDLDFYKKIIHTFSSLNVPVIASVFLLKNVGMARYISINDPTSRLSEDVIRRIRQAKDRDTECVTIAGEMIRSLKEISQGIKISALGWEDKLPAILDSAGL
- a CDS encoding FAD-dependent oxidoreductase, with the protein product MNQNSENILSKDRRVLVIGGGVGGIRAALDLAESRRNVLLIDKSYAIGGLMTQLDRTFPTNNCDLCTVSPHLSQGGREKYLEIKPMTRLTGLDGEAGAFSATLMTEPRYIDTEKCTACGECAKQFPDAVRFTPGLDPRAPTCMRYPQATPFAFSIDMSKITDVEALKKVCKAGAILPEDQPRKIVMDVASVVLSVGADLFDPSVLDNFGGGRFDNVVTGLEYERIMSASGPFQGSLVRKSDGKRPKKVAWIQCVGSRGINRADVPYCSSVCCMYALKEAMVTKERFGEDIETTIFFMDMRTHGKGYEEYYNRARDEYNVRMVRSRPHTILEKPDTKNLSIAYAVEDKSVQQNEEFDMVVLSTGFRVNCETKELAQNLGIQLNEHDFAESDHFNPVLTSRPGVYVCGVYESPKDIPETMVQASAAAAMAATNLPVSPAGLNGEDMFPPERDITGEDPRIGVFVCDCGFEIGGVLNVANVLDAVKTRPDVVVAEPVGYGCSSESMAKIEAMITKHKLNRVVIGGCSPRTHETKFQDLLRRVGLNRYLVEMVNLRDQNTWTHMNEPEKAQEKAVKLLQVGIAGVRTNHPLREHTLPMNQNALVVGGGVTGMTAALKLADQGIKTYVVERAPSLGGLARSLRKTIEGDDVAPFVQNLVDAVTAHSNIQVLTRSVIVDHSGMPGLFKTGIQTGVRMNYMQIDHGVTILSTGALANRPPQYGLGAIDNVMTQLDMDSLLADEPEKVQAMDQIVMIQCVGSREEGNPNCSRICCQAAVKNALKIKQISPDTEVFILYRDMRTYGFLEDYYRKARDLGVKFIRFSLENRPRVRQDDGELVVGTHDYVLDSDIDIAADCVVLSTGLVADDENTEDLALMFHLPRTEDHYFLEDHVKLRPVDMAQRGFFLAGTAHSPKVIRECITQAQAAAGRAQTMLAKKEINLGACVAVVDEKKCASCLICVRVCPFDVPFINADGVSQIDADKCHGCGVCAGECPAKAIQLLAYEDDQILAKLDGLFER